The proteins below are encoded in one region of Deltaproteobacteria bacterium:
- a CDS encoding ABC transporter substrate-binding protein has protein sequence MNTRRVLFFKASIVTVLFFELMLSPSLGLCVEKTQKGKGQPKTLTIGYIAGMTGFSAGSERVIEQGGHLAVDWINEKGGIDIKGEKYLIKLVTEDHKSTAEGAAGAAMKLIYDQKVKFIVGGIMPFTNVAINSVAEPAKILRAAIYNVVTPDEYGPKTPYTFVTCNGTVEGMITMLTFLAQAHPEVKTIAVSHPDDGAIPFIQPWIVKIAKERGITVLGDVVGFALDTVDFTPLAKKMLARNPDAIGMINGWPSMTGGVLKVARQSGYTKPIFITTYQPAEDTLKVAGKEASTLFYQHSLLPGDSHNPQIVDELMRRCQTKFNHSHIYYIIVGFNNLWMLAQAIEAAQSLDSTTVRDKWEKMNTMKSVLGTAHLGGLKTYGIKHTMSYPIPIISYVNGVPKTMKLMDVTAP, from the coding sequence GTGGAAAAGACTCAAAAGGGAAAAGGTCAACCCAAGACCTTGACCATAGGATATATCGCCGGTATGACCGGGTTTTCGGCCGGTTCGGAAAGAGTCATTGAGCAGGGAGGCCATTTGGCCGTGGACTGGATCAATGAGAAGGGCGGGATCGATATCAAGGGGGAGAAATACCTGATCAAACTGGTCACCGAGGACCATAAGAGCACGGCCGAGGGTGCAGCCGGTGCGGCAATGAAACTCATTTATGATCAAAAAGTAAAGTTCATCGTCGGAGGTATCATGCCCTTCACCAATGTGGCCATAAACAGCGTGGCGGAACCGGCCAAGATTCTACGGGCGGCTATCTACAACGTGGTCACACCCGACGAATACGGACCGAAGACCCCTTATACCTTTGTCACCTGCAACGGCACCGTGGAAGGCATGATCACCATGCTGACCTTTCTGGCCCAGGCCCATCCTGAGGTCAAAACCATAGCGGTTTCCCATCCGGATGACGGCGCCATACCCTTTATCCAACCTTGGATCGTGAAGATCGCCAAGGAACGGGGGATCACGGTATTAGGGGACGTCGTCGGCTTTGCCTTGGATACAGTAGATTTCACCCCCCTCGCCAAAAAGATGCTGGCCCGTAATCCGGATGCCATAGGGATGATTAACGGCTGGCCTTCCATGACGGGGGGCGTTCTTAAAGTGGCCCGGCAGTCTGGTTACACCAAACCCATTTTCATTACCACCTATCAGCCGGCAGAGGATACGCTGAAGGTGGCAGGCAAAGAGGCGTCAACCCTTTTCTATCAGCACAGTCTTCTTCCGGGCGACTCTCACAATCCGCAGATTGTTGATGAGCTGATGCGCCGGTGCCAGACCAAGTTCAACCATAGCCATATTTACTACATCATCGTTGGGTTCAATAATCTCTGGATGCTGGCCCAGGCCATCGAAGCGGCCCAGAGTCTTGATTCCACGACGGTGAGGGATAAATGGGAAAAGATGAACACCATGAAGAGTGTTTTGGGAACCGCACACCTGGGCGGGCTGAAGACATACGGGATCAAACACACCATGTCCTATCCCATACCGATAATCAGTTATGTAAATGGCGTTCCGAAAACCATGAAATTGATGGATGTCACGGCTCCCTAA
- a CDS encoding 3-keto-5-aminohexanoate cleavage protein: MGKDKVNWEYINEWKKDVNPLGKKEDFKAIGFSFGLPEIIDPIGTRYGVEVEVQPQWQIPRKALICQTIVGALYSRRGNPHQPIEPEKTREQALACLEAGAPNVHIHVRDQNGYNTLDPELFHFVIDPIRKAYPDRIVCGCMVPNIDGDWEKFIECCQDGLFDQTPINTTATFLGDTAFVKPPHVIIEKTRICQELGVKPQIAVYSDGDIDNADRYLIKTGVLEKPYYWIVLPALPGGSPMHSPKAMVEVLMHYCNRIKEIDEDSQIVVCASGRASSYLSTFALLLGHHIRIGMEDTVWRWPHRNEMITHNLETFKAARTMLNLLGRELVTPDEWRELLGMRKPGGTLKR, translated from the coding sequence ATGGGCAAAGACAAAGTAAATTGGGAGTATATAAACGAGTGGAAGAAGGATGTTAATCCCCTTGGGAAAAAGGAAGACTTCAAGGCCATCGGGTTTTCTTTCGGTCTTCCGGAGATCATCGATCCCATAGGCACAAGATACGGTGTTGAGGTTGAGGTGCAGCCTCAATGGCAAATTCCACGGAAGGCCCTTATATGCCAGACGATCGTCGGCGCCCTTTACAGCCGAAGGGGGAATCCCCATCAGCCTATTGAACCGGAAAAAACCAGGGAACAGGCCCTTGCCTGCCTTGAAGCCGGCGCTCCCAACGTGCATATTCATGTGAGGGATCAGAACGGTTACAACACGCTCGACCCGGAACTTTTTCACTTTGTTATCGATCCCATCAGAAAGGCCTATCCCGACAGAATCGTGTGCGGCTGCATGGTCCCGAACATCGACGGCGACTGGGAGAAATTTATCGAATGTTGCCAGGATGGATTGTTTGATCAAACCCCGATAAATACAACGGCAACGTTTTTAGGGGATACGGCTTTCGTCAAGCCCCCTCATGTCATCATTGAAAAAACGCGGATATGCCAGGAATTAGGAGTTAAGCCGCAGATTGCCGTGTACAGCGATGGGGATATCGATAATGCGGACCGGTATCTTATCAAGACAGGGGTTCTTGAGAAACCCTACTACTGGATAGTCCTGCCCGCGCTCCCCGGCGGGTCCCCTATGCATAGTCCCAAAGCCATGGTGGAAGTGCTGATGCATTACTGCAACCGAATAAAGGAGATCGATGAAGATTCGCAGATTGTCGTGTGCGCCTCAGGCAGGGCATCATCCTACCTGTCCACTTTTGCCCTGCTTCTGGGTCACCACATTCGTATAGGCATGGAAGATACCGTATGGCGATGGCCACACAGAAATGAGATGATCACGCATAACCTTGAAACGTTCAAGGCTGCGAGGACGATGTTGAATTTACTCGGCAGAGAATTGGTGACGCCGGATGAGTGGAGAGAGCTCCTGGGCATGCGAAAACCGGGAGGCACGCTGAAACGCTGA
- a CDS encoding SDR family oxidoreductase, whose product MTGPMTGKVALVTGATSGIGRATALAFAKEGAWVVAVGDSNVAGGKETVALVEGAGSQGLFVKCNVSKKEEVQHLILTTLKEFGRLDYACNNAGVQQQMALLAEIDEAEWDRIIAINLRGVFLCMKYEIQQMVKQGNGVIVNISSMGGLAAPSPGLSSYIASKHGVIGLTKAAAIEYARTGIRVNTVCPGVIETGMTAQFAAKASEEMMQLLVNMHPVGRFGKPEEVACAVIWLCSDLAAFVTGSSVVVDGGVTAQ is encoded by the coding sequence ATGACCGGACCAATGACGGGGAAAGTCGCCCTGGTAACCGGGGCGACCTCGGGAATCGGCAGGGCCACAGCCCTGGCCTTCGCCAAAGAAGGCGCCTGGGTTGTGGCCGTAGGGGATTCCAATGTTGCGGGGGGGAAGGAAACGGTTGCATTAGTTGAAGGGGCAGGCAGCCAGGGCCTATTCGTAAAGTGTAACGTATCGAAGAAAGAAGAAGTTCAACACTTGATTCTAACAACCCTCAAGGAGTTCGGACGTCTTGATTATGCCTGTAATAATGCGGGCGTTCAGCAACAGATGGCACTTCTGGCTGAAATCGATGAGGCCGAATGGGACCGGATTATTGCCATCAATCTGAGAGGAGTGTTCCTTTGCATGAAATATGAGATTCAGCAGATGGTGAAGCAGGGGAATGGTGTTATTGTCAATATTTCCTCTATGGGGGGGCTTGCTGCTCCGTCGCCGGGTCTTTCCAGCTATATCGCTTCAAAACACGGTGTAATCGGTCTGACCAAGGCGGCGGCCATCGAGTATGCCAGAACAGGGATTAGGGTCAATACCGTATGCCCTGGGGTCATTGAGACCGGGATGACTGCCCAGTTTGCCGCGAAAGCCTCGGAGGAAATGATGCAACTTCTGGTGAATATGCATCCTGTCGGAAGATTCGGGAAACCGGAAGAGGTGGCCTGCGCGGTAATCTGGCTCTGCTCGGATCTGGCAGCCTTTGTGACGGGCTCCAGTGTGGTCGTGGATGGAGGGGTGACGGCGCAATAA
- a CDS encoding uracil-DNA glycosylase, translated as MKNESRESQLLKIAEEIEACALCRQGKVGLAVVGEGNPDAEIAFIGEAPGKEEAKVGRPFIGRSGRFLRSLIREIGLEEKEVYITSPVKYLPQRGTPTRADIAHGRTHLLRQLAVIDPKIIVLLGHVAALAVLDREVAVSREHGKMIKKGDKTYLITFHPAAAMRFPKIRKAFYEDFEKLKGLIEEESV; from the coding sequence ATGAAGAATGAATCCAGGGAATCGCAATTACTGAAAATTGCCGAAGAGATCGAGGCCTGTGCCCTGTGCCGGCAGGGGAAAGTGGGCCTGGCAGTGGTCGGTGAAGGAAACCCTGACGCGGAAATCGCCTTTATCGGAGAGGCCCCGGGCAAAGAGGAAGCCAAGGTCGGCCGGCCGTTCATTGGAAGATCGGGGAGGTTTTTACGGTCGCTGATCCGGGAGATCGGACTGGAAGAAAAAGAGGTCTACATCACCAGTCCGGTCAAATATCTGCCCCAACGGGGGACCCCAACCAGGGCGGATATCGCCCACGGCCGCACCCATCTTCTCCGGCAATTGGCGGTCATCGATCCTAAAATCATCGTTCTTTTAGGCCACGTAGCCGCACTCGCCGTCCTGGACCGGGAGGTGGCCGTCAGCCGGGAACATGGAAAAATGATTAAAAAGGGGGATAAGACCTATTTGATTACCTTTCATCCGGCGGCGGCCATGCGTTTTCCCAAGATCAGGAAAGCATTTTACGAGGACTTTGAGAAATTGAAAGGATTAATTGAAGAAGAGTCAGTTTAA
- a CDS encoding long-chain-fatty-acid--CoA ligase — MLETSFGNILDKAFIKYKDRVAFKINGQVYTYREVESAVNKLANAFIGLGLKKGDRIVIMTTNCIEYLYADYAAAKAGLVMIPLNVMLTFKDIDYRIKDSGARTILLDEFFYQKVGLFFKDYDFVQTVIAVTDREEILSQGVIGFYRLLESSPSTPLDVGVEQDDLRAIMYTGGTTGESKGVMHTHKSYVSIIFSSIVEMDISEGEIMLQTAPLPHAAGFMIPPCLLKGGRVVITNGFNPEETFRLIQEEKITCTFMVPTMIYGFLDHPKRNDYDLSSLKTIMYGAAPISPRRLEEAMKAMGPIFMQAYSQMEVANQTASFTKRQHLEAIEKGRKERLKSCGMPIIMSQVRIVDEDDQDVETGKTGEIITRGPHMMKGYWGKEKETGKAIVGGWLHTGDIAYRDENGYLYLVDRKHDMIISGGMNVYSTEVEYCLAMHPALSEVIVIGIPDEKWGEMVLAIVVKAAGKKVSETELLEFCRENLTAYKRPKRIEFYEAIPRTAYGKLDKKAVRKKYWEGRERMI; from the coding sequence ATGCTGGAAACCAGTTTCGGCAATATTTTGGACAAAGCGTTTATAAAGTATAAAGACCGGGTGGCCTTCAAGATAAACGGTCAGGTCTATACCTACAGGGAAGTCGAGTCGGCCGTCAATAAACTGGCCAACGCCTTTATCGGCCTGGGCCTGAAAAAAGGCGACCGGATCGTCATCATGACCACCAACTGCATAGAATATCTCTATGCCGATTATGCCGCGGCCAAGGCCGGCCTGGTGATGATCCCTTTGAATGTCATGTTGACCTTTAAGGACATCGATTATCGGATAAAAGACTCCGGGGCCCGGACCATACTCCTGGATGAATTCTTTTACCAGAAGGTGGGGCTGTTTTTCAAGGACTATGATTTTGTCCAGACCGTCATCGCCGTTACCGACCGGGAGGAGATTCTCTCCCAGGGGGTGATCGGTTTTTACCGGTTGTTGGAAAGTTCCCCGTCCACCCCCCTGGATGTGGGGGTAGAGCAGGACGACCTTCGGGCCATTATGTATACCGGCGGCACCACCGGGGAATCCAAAGGGGTCATGCATACTCATAAATCGTATGTAAGCATCATTTTCAGCTCTATTGTCGAAATGGATATTTCCGAGGGGGAGATCATGTTGCAAACCGCACCGCTGCCTCATGCCGCCGGTTTCATGATCCCCCCCTGCCTGTTAAAGGGCGGCAGGGTCGTTATAACCAATGGCTTTAACCCGGAAGAGACCTTCCGCCTGATTCAGGAAGAGAAAATCACCTGCACCTTTATGGTGCCCACCATGATCTATGGTTTCCTCGACCATCCGAAAAGAAATGACTACGACCTGTCGAGCCTGAAAACCATCATGTACGGCGCCGCGCCGATTTCCCCCAGACGGCTGGAAGAGGCCATGAAGGCCATGGGGCCCATATTCATGCAGGCCTATTCCCAGATGGAGGTGGCCAACCAGACCGCTTCCTTCACCAAACGCCAGCACCTGGAAGCCATTGAAAAGGGCAGGAAGGAAAGGCTGAAATCCTGCGGTATGCCGATCATCATGTCCCAGGTGCGTATCGTCGACGAGGACGATCAGGATGTGGAGACAGGAAAAACCGGGGAGATCATCACCCGGGGCCCTCACATGATGAAGGGCTACTGGGGCAAGGAAAAGGAAACGGGCAAGGCGATCGTGGGCGGCTGGCTCCATACCGGGGACATCGCCTACCGGGACGAAAACGGCTACCTCTATCTCGTGGACCGCAAGCACGACATGATCATCTCCGGGGGGATGAATGTCTACTCGACGGAGGTCGAGTATTGCCTGGCCATGCATCCGGCTTTGAGTGAGGTGATCGTTATCGGCATTCCCGATGAAAAATGGGGAGAGATGGTTCTGGCTATCGTGGTCAAGGCCGCAGGGAAAAAAGTCAGCGAAACCGAACTCCTGGAATTCTGCCGGGAGAATCTGACTGCCTATAAGAGGCCGAAACGGATCGAGTTCTACGAGGCCATCCCCCGGACGGCTTACGGAAAGCTGGATAAGAAGGCGGTCAGGAAGAAATACTGGGAAGGGCGGGAGCGGATGATTTAA
- a CDS encoding ABC transporter ATP-binding protein — MSNPVKQNTLTIAQQSVVSVKGLSVRYDKVQALKGIDVEVGQGEVVSLIGANGAGKTTLVMAVSGLAPIVEGQILFEGHDLGTFKPHQIAGLGIAHVPQGKRIVPDLTVKGNLELGAYRFQRRDRNKVLRLMEQEFERFPILGERRNQIASSLSGGEQQMLAISRAIMMEPKFIMMDEPSIGLAPLVVEQIMKAIWHLHKTGITILLVEQAATLALALSHRGYVLRNGEIFMQGTARELQNTPEIIKGYIGG, encoded by the coding sequence ATGTCTAATCCAGTCAAACAGAATACGTTGACCATTGCTCAGCAATCGGTGGTCAGCGTCAAGGGACTTTCCGTCCGTTATGATAAAGTCCAAGCACTCAAAGGGATTGATGTCGAGGTTGGTCAGGGGGAAGTGGTCAGCCTGATCGGGGCCAACGGGGCCGGCAAGACAACGCTGGTCATGGCCGTCTCCGGTCTGGCCCCCATTGTCGAAGGTCAGATCCTCTTTGAAGGCCATGATCTTGGAACATTCAAGCCCCACCAGATCGCCGGACTCGGCATCGCCCATGTGCCTCAGGGCAAACGGATCGTCCCTGATTTAACCGTCAAGGGAAATCTGGAGTTGGGGGCCTATCGATTCCAGAGGAGGGACCGAAACAAGGTGCTACGGCTCATGGAACAGGAATTCGAGCGTTTCCCCATCCTTGGGGAGCGCAGGAATCAGATCGCCTCTTCCCTGAGCGGGGGGGAGCAGCAGATGCTGGCCATATCCAGGGCCATCATGATGGAGCCGAAATTCATCATGATGGATGAGCCATCCATAGGATTGGCCCCTCTGGTGGTCGAACAGATCATGAAGGCCATCTGGCACCTTCATAAGACCGGGATCACCATACTCCTGGTCGAACAGGCGGCTACCCTGGCCCTGGCCCTTTCCCATCGCGGATACGTCCTGCGGAACGGCGAGATCTTCATGCAAGGCACGGCCCGGGAACTTCAGAACACCCCTGAGATCATCAAGGGGTATATCGGCGGCTGA